The sequence below is a genomic window from Dyadobacter chenwenxiniae.
TCCCACCAATCGGATTAATGTAATGGCTGGCATTTTCTTGCTTACAAATATCCAGAATTCTTTCCTGACCTTTTAAGTGTGTGTTTTGATATATCATGGATGAGGGCACAATTTCAGTCGTGATTTCCATGTATTCGCACGTCCTTTTCAGCGCCTGAAAGGTCAGTTCGTATATTGTTTGAACGTCTAAATTTACAATTTCTTCGATCAGAACAAAAACCTTTTGAAAATAGGGGGCTTTCTGATAGGATTGCTGAAGGGTTTTCAAAAACTTTTTTTGCCAGGGTTCGCTTTTCGAAAGTTCTACCTCGTTAATAAGCTTATTCTGGCTCGCGTCTTTGAGCGGGATAGTAAAAAGGTGAGCCTGACCGGACACCAGCACATTGTTTCTGTTGATCCACCCCTTATTGATAAAATTCACATCATCGTAAATAATGAATTTATCAACGGCGTTAATCAGCTGAAAATAGCCTATATATGGAAATATATAAGGCTGCATAATGGCGATGGTCATGAATGGCTATTTAAGCTTTCTGAGATAATAATCTTCTCCCTGGACAGCCACGTTGGTGATTGTCGTATCGCTCCCTAAACGAATGTCGGTGGGTAAAGATTTGATGCGGCTGGTGTCATTGATCACGCTTTTGGCATAAAAAAGATAATCCGCGTCCTTCGGAATCGGTTTCAAACCTTGTTCAAAAGGATTAATGCTGATCAGTTTACGAGAAAGATCTTCGCCATAAAGCGGATATTCGAAATCATCATTAATGGTCGCCAGTGCAACGGTCGCGTCTTTTGGAACAATGGAATCAAATGTCTGATATGCCTTCGTAATGTCGGGACGCGCGAATGTTTGCAAATGGATCCTGTCGGTTTGCAACGCAGATTTATACCCGTAAGCTGCGATAGGAAGGCAGCGAATGTTCAGATAAACCGACATCACCGCCGAAACGCAGGCCAGCCCGACAACAAGCATAATGTATCCTTTCCAAACGTTCCGTCGCGGTTTAAGGATTGATAACCGGTGGTTTGAAAACAACAATAAGAGGAATAGAACGCCGAATAAGCCAGTCTCTATAAAATATCTCCCTTTAAATGGATCGTAAACGGCAGAGTAGGAGATCGCTGCAAAGTGGAGGCAGAATGCCAGGGCTAAAAACGAATGCACGCGGGATCGGAAGACGCGGATCAATGTGAAAAATATCAATGGCAATATCAGCGCAAAACCAAAAACACCCCAGTATGGATTGGCATTGAAGTTATCAAACCGGCGCTGGAAAGAAAAAGGTACGATCGCATATTCGGTCTCTTCGTCCAGCCGCATGCGCAATTTGTCTTCCAGAATGACAAGTGGCTTGCGAATGGTTGTATTTAAATCGTATCCCCACTGTGCATTGCGAATGCCATCCAGGTTACAAAATTCGTAGGTGTAACGGACTACATTGCGGCTTCCCTGTTCGAAAAGGTTAGATAATGTGCCAAAACGCTCAACAGACTGATGTTTTAATGCGGTAGGCGGGCCTATGGGATGCCCGAAAACCATAATGTTCTTGATATAACCTGTCGGAAATGTATAAACGAGCATCGCAAGCGAAATAGCAGCCGCCAGTTTCCAGAATCTGTGAAAAAACACTTTAAAATCCGGTGCCAGGAACACCGTGTAAAGCATGATTACAAAAACGGACGGTAATAACAATGCAAAAGTTATTTTATGCCCGAAAACCACCCCGAACGCGAGGCCTGATAAATACAAATATTTGTTGTTGCGCGTGCTGTAATAGGTGAAAAGGAAATAAAGCAGGCAGCTTAGGTAAGCGGTTAAAACAATGTCCGTTTCGGTGGTTACAGCCTGCATTAAGAAGTTCAAGAACATGCCGTAAGCCAGTGCGCAAAAGAAACTTGCAGATAAGTTCCGGCCGATGCGCTGCGCAATTCCAAACACGCAAACGAGCGTGATGTAATAGGAAGTATGGTGAATTAGTTTGAACGCATTTTCGATCTTTCCGCTGATCAGATAACTGTAAATCTGGATCGTTGTGAGACTTTTGGGATAAGTGTCCATATTCCAGTTCGTCCCTCCGAAATGAGCCATTGTGCCATGTTGAATGTATCGGATGGCTCGGTTCAAATGGCCTGTCATGCTGTCCCATTCATTTGGCACCGTGAAAAGCACGAGAATGAGGTTGGTCACTGCGATCACAGCAATGGTGCCAAACATGAAGAAAAATATTGTTTTCAGATAAACGGAAAGCTCCTTTGTCCAAAACCGGAAGGTTTCTGCCCTGTTGGCAATGACGTCACGAATGGAGTAGGAGGGCTGTGACTGGATCAACGAGGTCCAGATTACATAATGCAGGCTTAAGGCAACGAATGTGGCCATGATCCATGCCCAGGTTTGTGCGGTAAGATCTAATGCAGATAGTACAAAACCTGCCGGGATGACGCTTCCCACGAATAGCATGAAACAAACAATGAGCCATTCTGCCAGGGACGGCTGGGCTATTTTTTTTGCAACGAAACTAATGCTGTATAAAAACAGTAAGAAGGCAAGCCAGTAAACAAAACCCATGCTATTCTGGTAATAAATGAGCATTAACAATGCGGGAAATCCGTTCTATATCAGAATACGGAAGGCCAACATATAAAGGCAAACTTAACACTCTTAGCGCGATATCCTCAGAAACCGGACAAGCAATTTGCCTTGGCATGAACGACAGCGTATTTAATGAAGGATAAAAATAGCGCCGCGGAATCACATCTTCTTCACGCAATGCATCCATAACCCGGAACATCACTTGCTCGGAAGGAAACACAACGGGGTAATAGGCGTAATTATATTCAATGTCTTTGCTGATAACCGGCTTGTAAAGCACATCCCAGTTAAGCATGCTGTTGTAAGCATCAAAAACTTCTTTGCGGGCAGCAATAATGTCTTTCACTAGGGGAAGATTTACCAAACCCATGGCTGCGTGGAATTCGGAATTCTTGCCATTGATCCCAGCATAAAGATAATGTTCATCGCCCTGATGGCCGAATGCACGCAAAAGGTGCAATTTCTTGTCGAGCTCGGGATGATTTGAAATTAATGCTCCGCCTTCAATGGTATGGAAAACTTTGGTGGCGTGAAAGCTGCATGTGCTTAAATCGCCATAGGAAAGCAGAGATTTGCCTTTATATGTGACGCCAAATGCATGCGCCGCGTCGTAAATTACTTTCAGGTTATGCTTTTTGGCAATGACTTCAATGGCCTCAATGTCGCATGGATTGCCATAAACGTGCGTGGCAAGAATCCCAGTTGTAGCAGGCGTGATTGAAGCCTCGATCAGCGCTGGATTTATATTAAAGGTCTGAGCGTCAATATCCACGAAAACGGGTGTGCAGTTTTCCCAGAGTATTGCATTGGAAGTAGCAACATAGGAAAAGGGCGTTGTAATCACCTCGCCTGAAATTTCAAGCGCCTTAATGGCGATTTGAAGGACGATCGTTCCGTTTCCGCAAAAATATAGGTGGTCAACCCCCAGGTATTTTTTTAATTCTGCTTCCAGTTCCTGAAGAACGGGACCATTATTGGTCAGATATCCGCGTTCCCAAATTTCCCGAACATATTGCAGATATTTTTCCTGGTCTGGTAAGAAGGTTTTAGTGACGTTAATCATTCACTACATGTTCAGTTTGGCGAATGGAAAAATTAAGTTGAGGGCGAATATATCCGGGCCATTTGCCATACCAGGTTACATTTTCACGATAATCCTCAATATCAAAAATAAGGGCTTCTTCCATGTTGTAGAGAACGGTGCTGGTGTCCTTTACAATCATCATAGAAACCACATAGGAACCGTCGTTCAGGAAATGGCCTGGAATTTCACAAACGCCGCTTACGAGGCCTTTGGAAAAAGTTTCAGCCTGCGTTCCCACATTGAAGATACACTCACCTGTAAACGTATACAAGTGCATGCTCAGGTTCAGGCTTGCGCCTTCAACCAGGTTCCAGAATTCAAATTGGAAATTGATAGGCGTACGGACGTCGATGTGGTTCAGATCGTCCTGATATTCAGGGAAAAGCTTAAATCTTTTGACACGGACCTGATCGTTACCCGGCGCATTTTCAATGTTGTCCCAATGCTTTTCAAGCGTTTTATGAGAAACCTTGCTCAGATAATTGGTAACGATATGTGTAGTTTCACCCTGATCAATCAACCTTCCTTTTTCAAAATAAAAGGATTTGTTGCAAAGGGCTTGAATGGCAGTCAGGTTATGGCTTACGAAAATCAATGTTCTTCCGCTTTCGGAAACATCACGCATCTTGCCAAGACATTTCTTCTGGAATTCGGTGTCGCCAACCGCTAAAACTTCGTCTACGATCAGGATTTCAGGGTTAAGGTGCGCTGCGATAGCAAAACCGAGCCGCACATACATCCCTGAGGAATATCTTTTAACCGGTGTATCCAAGAATTTTTCCACACCTGCAAAATCAACAATGGCATCAAATGACTGCCTGATCTCGCTTTTGGCCATTCCTAATATCGCACCGTTAAGGAAGATATTTTCGCGGCCTGTCAGTTCAGGATGAAAACCGGTTCCCACTTCCAGCAAGCTGGCAATGCGGCCTTCGATCTTGATCTGGCCTGTGGTGGGTTCCGTGATGCGGCTGAGGATTTTCAATAGTGTTGACTTCCCTGCGCCGTTGTGCCCCACGATCCCGATTCGGTCACCTTGATCAATGGAAAAGTTGATATCCTTTAATGCCCAAAATTCTTCTTTTTCGGCAAAATCGGAATTGTTCTGCTTGCGCGAGAACATTTTGTCAACCTGTTCGGTCACAATATCACGCAAGCTTGGAGAACCATTTTTACGTTGATGGTCTATAATATATTTCTTGCTGATGTCTTCAGCTACGATTACAGGCATGCCCAAATGTAATTATTTCAGATATGATCCACGAAAGTTTTTTCTTTTTTACGGAAATAAATCAAAGACAATATCAATATCGAAAAGGAAATTATTGTCGTCGAGTAAAGACTTTGGGGATTAAAATATGCTTTGTCACCCAGCAAGCACCAACGAAAACCATCGATAATACCAACCAGGGGATTCAGGTTATAATATTTTTCAAACCATGTTCCTTTTGCAAGTGTGCTGCTGTAAGCAACTGGCACGGCGTACATTCCAACTTGTACTAAAAATGGAATTAACTGACCGATATCCCGAAAGCGAACGTTCAAAACCGCAAAGAACAGGCCAAACCCCAAACTTGTAATAAATGTAAGTAAAATGAAGCAAGGAAGAAATACAATGTTCCAGCTTATGGGATGTTTGAAGAACAGTGTCATCACCATAAATATCCCGAAAGCGATCAGAAAGTCAACAAAACCGACAGCTATGGAGCTCAACGGCATCAGCAGCCTTGGGAAGTACACTTTGGAAACCAGATTCCCATTAATAAGGATACTGTTGCTGATCTGCGTAAATGTATTCGCAAAGAAAGTCCAGATTGTGAGTCCGCTCAGAACCATCAGCGGGTAGGGGACGCCAGGATCACTTTTGATTTTGGCAAGATAACTAAAAACAAAGACCATGACAGTCATGGTCATTATGGGTCTTAAAACGCTCCAAGCAATACCTAGCAGGGTTTGTTTATAACGAACTGAAATGTCGCGCTTTGACAAAATCCAGAGTAACTGCCTGTTGAGCCAAAGATCTTTCCAATAATCCTTCTCGGATCCGCCTGCTTTTATTGTAATTGAGTGTTGAGTTGCCATTCTATTGCTTAACTACTACTGTGGGGGTTGCAAAGACCGTCCGGAAATAAGTGAATATTAGTGCGAGCATCACGCCTACCAATGCCCCGATTTTTGCGTTCCTCTTATCTTCTGCTTTAATGTCCAACGGCACTTTGATGCCTTCAATTTCCGTAAATAAAGGCGCTTCACGAACCATGGTGACACGCATTTTTTCAGCGCTTCCCATCGCTTCATAATAAAGCGTCTGCAGGAAGGCCGATTTTCTTTCCATACTGCTGGCAGAAACCTTGGCTTCCGGTAACATTATTTGCGCGCTGTAATCCAATTGTCTTGCAAGCTTGTGTTCGGCTATGCCAAGCACTGCTGCCAGGGAGTCAGCGCGATGTTGTAATAGATTTAATGTCTTACGCGATTTTTGTGTCTGGTTTTCTGTATACATTTCCTCAACCGTTTCCAGAAGCTTTGTCACCCAGAGCCCTGCAAGCGTGCCGTTTTCCATGCTGGTTGAGAGTGAAATAAACGAAGATTTACGATCCAGGGAAGCAATTTCAGTCGCGGCGGCTGCCTTCTTAACCAACTCATTCAAGATTCTTCTCGACTTCATGTCAAGGTTCTTGATATCGCGGCTGGCGAATTGGAAGGTATGATTTTCAGGAATTTCTTCCCATTCCTTTTTCTTGATCCCGCTTGAATCAATGAAGAAGTTCGCTAGGATCATTTTCTTGCCATTCACTTCCACTTCTTTCATCAGGTTCCTTTCCAAAACCGGACGCGATTTCACGAAATAGAAAAAGTTTTCACCTGTAAAAATGTTCGCATCAGGAGCATTTCCCAATCCCAGCAACCCCGCCATATCGCCGAAACCGGACGACTGCGTGCCTGCACCAAGGTTGAACACAACCTCAGCTTCATACAAATTCGGTTTATCAA
It includes:
- a CDS encoding ABC transporter permease — translated: MATQHSITIKAGGSEKDYWKDLWLNRQLLWILSKRDISVRYKQTLLGIAWSVLRPIMTMTVMVFVFSYLAKIKSDPGVPYPLMVLSGLTIWTFFANTFTQISNSILINGNLVSKVYFPRLLMPLSSIAVGFVDFLIAFGIFMVMTLFFKHPISWNIVFLPCFILLTFITSLGFGLFFAVLNVRFRDIGQLIPFLVQVGMYAVPVAYSSTLAKGTWFEKYYNLNPLVGIIDGFRWCLLGDKAYFNPQSLYSTTIISFSILILSLIYFRKKEKTFVDHI
- a CDS encoding DegT/DnrJ/EryC1/StrS family aminotransferase, coding for MINVTKTFLPDQEKYLQYVREIWERGYLTNNGPVLQELEAELKKYLGVDHLYFCGNGTIVLQIAIKALEISGEVITTPFSYVATSNAILWENCTPVFVDIDAQTFNINPALIEASITPATTGILATHVYGNPCDIEAIEVIAKKHNLKVIYDAAHAFGVTYKGKSLLSYGDLSTCSFHATKVFHTIEGGALISNHPELDKKLHLLRAFGHQGDEHYLYAGINGKNSEFHAAMGLVNLPLVKDIIAARKEVFDAYNSMLNWDVLYKPVISKDIEYNYAYYPVVFPSEQVMFRVMDALREEDVIPRRYFYPSLNTLSFMPRQIACPVSEDIALRVLSLPLYVGLPYSDIERISRIVNAHLLPE
- a CDS encoding ArnT family glycosyltransferase; this encodes MGFVYWLAFLLFLYSISFVAKKIAQPSLAEWLIVCFMLFVGSVIPAGFVLSALDLTAQTWAWIMATFVALSLHYVIWTSLIQSQPSYSIRDVIANRAETFRFWTKELSVYLKTIFFFMFGTIAVIAVTNLILVLFTVPNEWDSMTGHLNRAIRYIQHGTMAHFGGTNWNMDTYPKSLTTIQIYSYLISGKIENAFKLIHHTSYYITLVCVFGIAQRIGRNLSASFFCALAYGMFLNFLMQAVTTETDIVLTAYLSCLLYFLFTYYSTRNNKYLYLSGLAFGVVFGHKITFALLLPSVFVIMLYTVFLAPDFKVFFHRFWKLAAAISLAMLVYTFPTGYIKNIMVFGHPIGPPTALKHQSVERFGTLSNLFEQGSRNVVRYTYEFCNLDGIRNAQWGYDLNTTIRKPLVILEDKLRMRLDEETEYAIVPFSFQRRFDNFNANPYWGVFGFALILPLIFFTLIRVFRSRVHSFLALAFCLHFAAISYSAVYDPFKGRYFIETGLFGVLFLLLLFSNHRLSILKPRRNVWKGYIMLVVGLACVSAVMSVYLNIRCLPIAAYGYKSALQTDRIHLQTFARPDITKAYQTFDSIVPKDATVALATINDDFEYPLYGEDLSRKLISINPFEQGLKPIPKDADYLFYAKSVINDTSRIKSLPTDIRLGSDTTITNVAVQGEDYYLRKLK
- a CDS encoding ABC transporter ATP-binding protein produces the protein MPVIVAEDISKKYIIDHQRKNGSPSLRDIVTEQVDKMFSRKQNNSDFAEKEEFWALKDINFSIDQGDRIGIVGHNGAGKSTLLKILSRITEPTTGQIKIEGRIASLLEVGTGFHPELTGRENIFLNGAILGMAKSEIRQSFDAIVDFAGVEKFLDTPVKRYSSGMYVRLGFAIAAHLNPEILIVDEVLAVGDTEFQKKCLGKMRDVSESGRTLIFVSHNLTAIQALCNKSFYFEKGRLIDQGETTHIVTNYLSKVSHKTLEKHWDNIENAPGNDQVRVKRFKLFPEYQDDLNHIDVRTPINFQFEFWNLVEGASLNLSMHLYTFTGECIFNVGTQAETFSKGLVSGVCEIPGHFLNDGSYVVSMMIVKDTSTVLYNMEEALIFDIEDYRENVTWYGKWPGYIRPQLNFSIRQTEHVVND
- a CDS encoding WbqC family protein codes for the protein MTIAIMQPYIFPYIGYFQLINAVDKFIIYDDVNFINKGWINRNNVLVSGQAHLFTIPLKDASQNKLINEVELSKSEPWQKKFLKTLQQSYQKAPYFQKVFVLIEEIVNLDVQTIYELTFQALKRTCEYMEITTEIVPSSMIYQNTHLKGQERILDICKQENASHYINPIGGMELYDKEKFEKEGIKLDFIKSVASPYPQFKNAFVPWLSIIDILMFNDPEHIKEHLKAYELI